The Rhododendron vialii isolate Sample 1 chromosome 6a, ASM3025357v1 genome includes a window with the following:
- the LOC131330467 gene encoding probable serine/threonine-protein kinase PBL23: protein MKDIASNKKPLDWNTRMEIAEGAARGLEYLHETANPPVIYRDFKASNILPDREFNTKLSEFGLAKLGPTGDKSHVSINVMGTYGYKRGVAEYAYHQLNVWASQARLSML from the exons ATGAAAG ATATAGCTTCAAATAAGAAGCCTTTGGATTGGAACACACGGATGGAAATTGCTGAAGGTGCAGCAAGAGGTCTCGAATACTTGCATGAAACAGCTAACCCTCCGGTGATTTACCGTGATTTCAAAGCATCTAACATACTCCCAGACAGGGAATTCAATACAAAGCTTTCGGAGTTTGGGCTAGCCAAGCTTGGTCCAACTGGTGATAAGTCCCATGTATCTATAAATGTGATGGGAACGTATGGGTACAAGCGCGGCGTGGCTGAGTATGCTTATCACCAGTTGAACGTATGGGCTAGCCAAGCACGGCTGAGTATGCTTTGA
- the LOC131330466 gene encoding uncharacterized protein LOC131330466 isoform X1 has protein sequence MSGLFPKFYLERDEWVSVCLGMVEDFELFSRFLRPSELVGLDCLECYLPHRVAMQFGMDQDLPGLVARFNDTAEIAWENYNRPIKDGRLYVPSRLFKSDVTTRYLEWWKQSMLAQKDVLKGAKAEKSTKGPQKPPDVPKGKNVENDALGTPTKRKSFKPAKFNQKSITNSLVKSLQIPKGKKRKRVDKEAKSVGKDKHRLGDSAGKRMSGDGKKMEYQVERRENTIRGEAMMGGSHGPSENMIDSHVGIPSDDGMSIGTNGRNISTQSTIDVPGLEARASKLETVFARLKAEKLGVRSI, from the coding sequence ATGAGTGGGTTGTTTCCTAAGTTTTACTTAGAAAGAGATGAGTGGGTATCGGTTTGTTTGGGGATGGTTGAGGATTTTGAGTTATTTTCTCGGTTTTTGAGGCCAAGTGAGTTGGTGGGTTTAGACTGCTTAGAATGTTATCTTCCTCATCGTGTTGCTATGCAATTTGGGATGGATCAAGATCTTCCTGGTTTGGTGGCTCGTTTCAATGACACTGCTGAAATTGCCTGGGAAAATTACAACAGGCCAATTAAAGATGGAAGGCTGTATGTTCCTTCGAGGTTGTTTAAGTCAGATGTAACGACTCGATATTTGGAGTGGTGGAAGCAATCAATGTTAGCTCAGAAAGATGTATTAAAGGGAGCCAAAGCAGAGAAGAGCACCAAGGGTCCGCAAAAACCACCCGACGTTCCGAAGGGAAAGAATGTGGAGAATGATGCCTTGGGTACTCCTACCAAGAGAAAGAGCTTCAAACCAGCGAAATTCAATCAAAAGAGCATCACCAACAGCCTGGTAAAATCACTCCAGATTCCAAAAGGAAAGAAGCGAAAGAGGGTTGATAAAGAAGCGAAATCTGTTGGAAAAGACAAACACAGACTTGGCGACAGTGCTGGAAAGAGAATGTCTGGTGATGGGAAAAAGATGGAATATCAGGTGGAACGCAGAGAAAATACTATAAGGGGCGAAGCAATGATGGGAGGATCGCATGGACCCTCTGAAAACATGATTGATAGTCATGTTGGAATTCCAAGCGATGATGGGATGAGCATTGGCACCAATGGAAGGAATATCAGTACCCAAAGCACAATTGATGTACCAGGACTTGAAGCTAGAGCTAGCAAGCTTGAGACTGTGTTTGCTCGGCTGAAAGCGGAAAAATTAGGAGTAAGGTCTATTTAA
- the LOC131330466 gene encoding uncharacterized protein LOC131330466 isoform X2 → MKENPEDTITEEREELMISPSGKNPTRRPAHLLLKPSVSSIEGPVFHLPSGTFLSPTSTDVSLRVEFKGCREHTHTWKSWFDRMHSIHQSTWKKAGIYEAIVSSTYQIRLHREIVLGFAEKWCSDTNTFVFDWGEGTITLEDVLVLGGYSVLGKSVITPLEIREMVEIDNKLMKGRREIQKSKSNRADQSKWGKLFMRSGSEIEHEAFLVLWLSRHVFPNSHR, encoded by the exons ATGAAGGAAAACCCAGAAGATACCATCACAGAAGAAAGAGAGGAGCTAATGATTTCACCCTCTGGTAAAAACCCAACTAGAAGACCAGCCCATTTGCTCCTCAAACCCTCCGTCTCCTCCATTGAAGGACCCGTATTTCACCTTCCTTCAG GtacatttctctctccaacttCAACTGATGTCTCATTGAGAGTGGAATTCAAAGGGTGTCGAGAACATACCCACACGTGGAAATCTTGGTTTGATCGAATGCATTCTATTCACCAGTCCACTTGGAAAAAGGCCGGAATCTATGAAGCCATTGTCAGTTCCACTTACCAAATCCGATTACACAGAGAAATTGTTCTGGGTTTTGCAGAAAAATGGTGTTCGGATACAAACACGTTCGTGTTTGATTGGGGAGAAGGTACTATCACTCTGGaggatgttttggtgttgggaGGGTATTCTGTTTTGGGGAAATCTGTTATAACTCCTCTTGAAATCAGAGAAATGGTTGAAATCGACAACAAATTGATGAAGGGACGGAGAGAAATCCAAAAGAGTAAGTCTAATAGAGCCGACCAGTCCAAATGGGGGAAGCTTTTCATGCGGAGTGGGAGCGAAATTGAGCACGAAGCGTTTCTTGTCCTGTGGTTATCCAGGCATGTTTTCCCAAATAGTCACAGGTGA
- the LOC131330469 gene encoding uncharacterized protein LOC131330469 isoform X1, producing the protein MEENPEDTITEEREDLMISPSGKNPTRRPAHFLKPSVTSVEGPVFHLPSGTFLSPTSTDVPLKVEFKGCRDPTRTWKSWFYRMHSIHQSTWKKAGIYEAIVNSTYQIRVNREIVLGFAEKWCSDTNTFVFDWGEGTITLEDVLVLGGYSVLGKSVLTPLENREMVEIDKKLMKGRIEILKSKANKADQSTWANLFMGSGSEIEHEAFLVLWLSRHVFPYGYNVINRNVHSIAIHLARGTRIALAPAVLSWLYRDLRQLKNALLSKRMRKVGLRLWAPLQMVQIWAWERFLTLRPQPNPLKPGEPRMARWNKMKNKNIENVGMALNSARECFQWRPYAISEKNWVFPKFYIEREEWVSVCLGMDKDFELFARFLRPSELVGLDCLECYLPHRVAMQFGMDQDLPGLVVRLNDTAEIAWENYSRPIKNGRLYVPSRLFKSDVTTRYLEWWKQSKLAQNNAVKRAKAEKSITKSTRKPPEVPKGKNVENDALGTSTKRERFKPAKLRNEKSITNSLVKSLQIPKGKKRKRVDKEAKSVGKDKHRLGDSAGKKKSCDGKCLPQPQPQIPSSLTADNGAGKKMEYQVEHRENTLRGEAMMGGSHGPSEKVIESHVEIPSDDGVNIGNNGRNISTQSTIDVPGLEARVSKLETVFAWLKAEKFGVRSI; encoded by the exons ATGGAGGAAAATCCAGAAGATACCATCACAGAAGAAAGAGAGGATCTCATGATATCACCCTCTGGTAAAAACCCAACTAGAAGACCAGCCCATTTCCTAAAACCCTCGGTCACCTCCGTTGAAGGACCTGTATTTCACCTTCCTTCAG GtacatttctctctccaacttCAACTGATGTCCCATTGAAAGTGGAATTCAAAGGGTGTCGAGATCCTACCCGCACGTGGAAATCTTGGTTTTATCGAATGCATTCTATTCACCAATCCACTTGGAAAAAGGCCGGAATCTACGAAGCCATTGTCAATTCCACTTACCAAATCCGAGTAAACAGAGAAATCGTTCTGGGTTTTGCGGAAAAATGGTGTTCGGATACAAACACGTTCGTGTTTGATTGGGGAGAAGGTACTATCACTCTGGaggatgttttggtgttgggaGGGTATTCTGTTTTGGGGAAATCTGTTTTAACCCCTCTTGAAAACAGAGAGATGGTTGAAATCGACAAGAAATTGATGAAGGGACGGATTGAAATCTTAAAGAGTAAGGCTAATAAAGCCGACCAGTCCACATGGGCGAACCTTTTCATGGGAAGTGGGAGCGAAATTGAGCACGAAGCGTTTCTTGTCCTCTGGTTGTCCAGGCATGTTTTCCCATATGGTTACAACGTGATTAATAGGAATGTTCACAGTATAGCAATTCATTTAGCCAGAGGGACGAGGATCGCCCTTGCTCCCGCAGTTCTCTCGTGGCTTTATCGAGACTTGAGGCAGTTGAAAAATGCATTACTTTCTAAAAGGATGCGAAAAGTGGGGCTCAGACTGTGGGCTCCATTGCAAATGGTACAGATTTGGGCTTGGGAGAGATTTCTCACATTGAGGCCTCAACCCAATCCCCTTAAACCAGGTGAGCCAAGAATGGCTAGGTGGAACAAGATGAAGAATAAGAATATTGAGAACGTGGGTATGGCTCTAAACTCTGCCAGGGAATGTTTCCAGTGGCGCCCTTACGCCATTTCTGAGAAAAACTGGGTGTTTCCTAAGTTTTACATAGAAAGAGAAGAGTGGGTATCAGTTTGTTTGGGAATGGATAAGGATTTTGAGTTATTTGCTCGGTTTTTGAGGCCGAGTGAGTTGGTGGGTTTAGACTGCTTAGAATGTTATCTTCCTCATCGTGTTGCCATGCAATTTGGGATGGATCAGGATCTTCCTGGTTTGGTGGTTCGTTTGAATGACACTGCTGAAATTGCCTGGGAAAATTACAGCAGGCCAATTAAAAATGGAAGGCTGTATGTTCCTTCGAGGTTGTTTAAGTCAGATGTAACGACTCGATATTTAGAGTGGTGGAAGCAATCAAAGTTAGCTCAGAATAATGCAGTAAAGAGAGCCAAGGCAGAGAAGAGCATCACCAAGAGTACGCGAAAACCACCCGAGGTTCCAAAGGGAAAGAATGTGGAAAATGATGCCTTGGGCACTTCTaccaagagagagaggttcAAACCAGCGAAATTAAGGAATGAAAAGAGCATCACCAACAGCCTGGTAAAATCACTCCAGATTCCAAAAGGAAAGAAGCGAAAGAGGGTTGATAAAGAAGCAAAATCTGTTGGAAAAGACAAACACAGACTTGGGGACAGTGCTGGAAAGAAAAAGTCTTGTGATGGGAAGTGTTTGCCACAGCCTCAACCTCAAATTCCTTCATCTCTAACTGCGGATAATGGTGCTGGTAAAAAGATGGAATATCAGGTGGAACACAGAGAAAATACTTTGAGGGGCGAAGCAATGATGGGAGGATCGCATGGTCCCTCTGAAAAAGTGATTGAGAGTCATGTTGAAATTCCAAGTGATGATGGGGTGAACATTGGCAACAATGGAAGGAATATCAGTACCCAAAGCACAATTGATGTACCAGGACTTGAAGCAAGAGTTAGCAAGCTTGAGACTGTGTTTGCTTGGCTGAAAGCGGAAAAATTTGGAGTAAGGTCTATTTAA
- the LOC131330469 gene encoding uncharacterized protein LOC131330469 isoform X2 translates to MHSIHQSTWKKAGIYEAIVNSTYQIRVNREIVLGFAEKWCSDTNTFVFDWGEGTITLEDVLVLGGYSVLGKSVLTPLENREMVEIDKKLMKGRIEILKSKANKADQSTWANLFMGSGSEIEHEAFLVLWLSRHVFPYGYNVINRNVHSIAIHLARGTRIALAPAVLSWLYRDLRQLKNALLSKRMRKVGLRLWAPLQMVQIWAWERFLTLRPQPNPLKPGEPRMARWNKMKNKNIENVGMALNSARECFQWRPYAISEKNWVFPKFYIEREEWVSVCLGMDKDFELFARFLRPSELVGLDCLECYLPHRVAMQFGMDQDLPGLVVRLNDTAEIAWENYSRPIKNGRLYVPSRLFKSDVTTRYLEWWKQSKLAQNNAVKRAKAEKSITKSTRKPPEVPKGKNVENDALGTSTKRERFKPAKLRNEKSITNSLVKSLQIPKGKKRKRVDKEAKSVGKDKHRLGDSAGKKKSCDGKCLPQPQPQIPSSLTADNGAGKKMEYQVEHRENTLRGEAMMGGSHGPSEKVIESHVEIPSDDGVNIGNNGRNISTQSTIDVPGLEARVSKLETVFAWLKAEKFGVRSI, encoded by the coding sequence ATGCATTCTATTCACCAATCCACTTGGAAAAAGGCCGGAATCTACGAAGCCATTGTCAATTCCACTTACCAAATCCGAGTAAACAGAGAAATCGTTCTGGGTTTTGCGGAAAAATGGTGTTCGGATACAAACACGTTCGTGTTTGATTGGGGAGAAGGTACTATCACTCTGGaggatgttttggtgttgggaGGGTATTCTGTTTTGGGGAAATCTGTTTTAACCCCTCTTGAAAACAGAGAGATGGTTGAAATCGACAAGAAATTGATGAAGGGACGGATTGAAATCTTAAAGAGTAAGGCTAATAAAGCCGACCAGTCCACATGGGCGAACCTTTTCATGGGAAGTGGGAGCGAAATTGAGCACGAAGCGTTTCTTGTCCTCTGGTTGTCCAGGCATGTTTTCCCATATGGTTACAACGTGATTAATAGGAATGTTCACAGTATAGCAATTCATTTAGCCAGAGGGACGAGGATCGCCCTTGCTCCCGCAGTTCTCTCGTGGCTTTATCGAGACTTGAGGCAGTTGAAAAATGCATTACTTTCTAAAAGGATGCGAAAAGTGGGGCTCAGACTGTGGGCTCCATTGCAAATGGTACAGATTTGGGCTTGGGAGAGATTTCTCACATTGAGGCCTCAACCCAATCCCCTTAAACCAGGTGAGCCAAGAATGGCTAGGTGGAACAAGATGAAGAATAAGAATATTGAGAACGTGGGTATGGCTCTAAACTCTGCCAGGGAATGTTTCCAGTGGCGCCCTTACGCCATTTCTGAGAAAAACTGGGTGTTTCCTAAGTTTTACATAGAAAGAGAAGAGTGGGTATCAGTTTGTTTGGGAATGGATAAGGATTTTGAGTTATTTGCTCGGTTTTTGAGGCCGAGTGAGTTGGTGGGTTTAGACTGCTTAGAATGTTATCTTCCTCATCGTGTTGCCATGCAATTTGGGATGGATCAGGATCTTCCTGGTTTGGTGGTTCGTTTGAATGACACTGCTGAAATTGCCTGGGAAAATTACAGCAGGCCAATTAAAAATGGAAGGCTGTATGTTCCTTCGAGGTTGTTTAAGTCAGATGTAACGACTCGATATTTAGAGTGGTGGAAGCAATCAAAGTTAGCTCAGAATAATGCAGTAAAGAGAGCCAAGGCAGAGAAGAGCATCACCAAGAGTACGCGAAAACCACCCGAGGTTCCAAAGGGAAAGAATGTGGAAAATGATGCCTTGGGCACTTCTaccaagagagagaggttcAAACCAGCGAAATTAAGGAATGAAAAGAGCATCACCAACAGCCTGGTAAAATCACTCCAGATTCCAAAAGGAAAGAAGCGAAAGAGGGTTGATAAAGAAGCAAAATCTGTTGGAAAAGACAAACACAGACTTGGGGACAGTGCTGGAAAGAAAAAGTCTTGTGATGGGAAGTGTTTGCCACAGCCTCAACCTCAAATTCCTTCATCTCTAACTGCGGATAATGGTGCTGGTAAAAAGATGGAATATCAGGTGGAACACAGAGAAAATACTTTGAGGGGCGAAGCAATGATGGGAGGATCGCATGGTCCCTCTGAAAAAGTGATTGAGAGTCATGTTGAAATTCCAAGTGATGATGGGGTGAACATTGGCAACAATGGAAGGAATATCAGTACCCAAAGCACAATTGATGTACCAGGACTTGAAGCAAGAGTTAGCAAGCTTGAGACTGTGTTTGCTTGGCTGAAAGCGGAAAAATTTGGAGTAAGGTCTATTTAA
- the LOC131330468 gene encoding uncharacterized protein LOC131330468, with protein sequence MEENPEDAITEEREELMISPSGKNPTRRPAHFLKPSVTSIEGPVFHLPSGTFLSPTSTDFPLRVEFKGCREPIRMWWKSWFDRMHSIHQSTWKMAGIYEAIVSSTCQIRLNREIVLGFAEKWCSDTNTFVFDWGEGTITLEDVLVLGGYSVLGKSVITPLENKEMVEIDNKLMKGRREIQKSKSNRADQSKWGKLFMGSGSEIEHEAFLVLWLSRHVFPYSHRVTNRNVHSIAIHLARGTRIALAPAVLSLLYRDLRRLKNAIVLSKRKRKVGLSLWAPLQMVQIWAWERFPTLRPQPNPLKPGEPRMARWNKMKKKNIENVGMALNSARECFQWRPYAISEKNWVFPKFYIEREEWVSVFVGMDEDFELFARFLRPSELVGLDCLECYLPHRVAMQFGMDQDLPGLVARFNDTPEIAWENYSRPIKDGSLYVPSRLFKSDVTTRYLEWWKQSMLAQKDAVKGARAEKRAKSPRKPPDVPKGKNVENDALGTPAKRKRFKPAKLRDQKSITNSLVKSVQIPKGKKRKRVGKEAKSVGKDKHRLGDSAGKKKSCDGKCFPQPQPQIRPSLTADNGAGKKMEYQVEHRENTMRGEAMMGGSHGPSENVIESHVEIPSDNGVSIGNNGRNISTQSTIDLPGLEARASKLETVFARLKAEKLGVRSI encoded by the exons ATGGAGGAAAACCCAGAAGATGCCATCACCGAAGAAAGAGAGGAGCTAATGATTTCACCATCTGGTAAAAACCCAACTAGAAGACCAGCCCATTTCCTCAAACCCTCGGTCACCTCCATTGAAGGACCTGTATTTCACCTTCCTTCAG GTACATTTCTCTCTCCTACTTCAACTGATTTCCCATTGAGAGTGGAATTCAAAGGGTGTCGAGAGCCTATCCGAATGTGGTGGAAGTCTTGGTTTGATCGAATGCATTCTATTCACCAATCCACTTGGAAAATGGCTGGAATCTACGAAGCGATTGTCAGTTCCACTTGCCAAATCCGATTAAACAGAGAAATTGTTCTGGGTTTTGCAGAAAAATGGTGTTCAGATACAAACACGTTCGTGTTTGATTGGGGAGAAGGTACTATCACTCTGGaggatgttttggtgttgggaGGGTATTCTGTTTTGGGGAAATCTGTTATAACTCCTCttgaaaacaaagaaatggTTGAAATCGACAACAAATTGATGAAGGGACGGAGAGAAATCCAAAAAAGTAAGTCTAATAGAGCCGACCAGTCCAAATGGGGGAAGCTTTTCATGGGGAGTGGGAGCGAAATCGAGCACGAAGCATTTCTTGTCCTGTGGTTGTCCAGGCATGTTTTCCCATATAGTCACAGGGTGACTAATAGGAATGTTCATAGTATAGCTATTCATTTAGCAAGAGGGACGAGGATCGCCCTTGCTCCCGCAGTTCTGTCGTTGCTTTATCGAGACTTGAGGCGGTTGAAAAATGCAATAGTACTTTCTAAAAGGAAGCGAAAAGTGGGGCTCAGTCTATGGGCTCCATTGCAAATGGTACAGATTTGGGCTTGGGAGAGATTTCCCACATTGAGGCCTCAACCCAATCCCCTTAAACCTGGTGAGCCAAGAATGGCTAGGTGgaacaagatgaagaagaagaatattgAGAATGTGGGTATGGCTCTAAACTCTGCCAGGGAATGTTTCCAGTGGCGCCCTTACGCCATTTCTGAGAAAAACTGGGTGTTTCCTAAGTTTTACATAGAAAGAGAAGAGTGGGTATCGGTTTTTGTGGGAATGGATGAGGATTTTGAGTTATTTGCTCGGTTTTTGAGGCCAAGTGAGTTGGTGGGTTTAGACTGCTTAGAATGTTATCTTCCTCATCGCGTTGCAATGCAATTTGGGATGGATCAAGATCTTCCTGGTTTGGTGGCTCGTTTCAATGACACACCTGAAATTGCCTGGGAAAATTACAGCAGGCCAATTAAAGATGGAAGTCTGTATGTTCCATCGAGGTTGTTTAAGTCAGATGTAACAACTCGATATTTAGAGTGGTGGAAGCAATCAATGTTAGCTCAGAAAGATGCAGTAAAGGGAGCCAGAGCAGAGAAGAGGGCCAAGAGTCCGCGAAAACCACCTGATGTTCCAAAGGGAAAGAATGTGGAGAATGATGCCTTGGGTACTCCTGCCAAGAGAAAGAGGTTCAAACCAGCGAAATTAAGGGATCAAAAGAGCATCACCAACAGCCTGGTAAAATCAGTCCAGATTCCAAAAGGAAAGAAGCGAAAGAGGGTTGGTAAAGAAGCAAAATCTGTTGGAAAAGACAAACACAGACTTGGGGACAGTGCTGGAAAGAAAAAGTCTTGTGATGGGAAGTGTTTTCCACAGCCTCAACCTCAAATTCGTCCATCTCTAACTGCAGATAATGGTGCTGGTAAAAAGATGGAATATCAAGTGGAACACAGAGAAAATACTATGAGGGGCGAAGCAATGATGGGAGGATCGCATGGACCCTCTGAAAACGTGATTGAGAGTCATGTTGAAATTCCAAGCGATAATGGGGTGAGCATTGGCAACAATGGAAGGAATATCAGTACCCAAAGCACAATTGATTTACCAGGACTTGAAGCTAGAGCTAGCAAGCTTGAGACTGTGTTTGCTCGGCTGAAAGCGGAAAAATTAGGAGTAAGGTCTATTTAA
- the LOC131330470 gene encoding uncharacterized protein LOC131330470: protein MADPLGPDTIFEEREDLMVSPTGGTPTLRVAHFLKPSISGPNQKPPPSISLSSKEPKWLANVAFEGWRDPQRKWKDWVDRMHTMYQSVWKETGIYEAVMASTYTIRRNDDLIFGVTERWCSETNSFIFPWGEATITLEDMMVLGGYSVLGHALHASLLNLDTTVEMREIEEYLDKERKQLIKSKAQKATHFGWINHFMGSGCEFEHEAFLSLWLSRYVFAGYVHDSICKDLFPIGIRLARGTRIALAPAVLASLYRDLGLLKKVMISSNSDGSLSPLILRAPLRLVQIWVWERFPPPLRRNPNSVGPGESRMARWHNKQKFYITDVRSAVDSAGKSFKWCPYVMVLDNLSRPIFSVEKEEWVSVGLDLNEEIESFARCLRVCDLVGIDCTEQYLHHRVAMQFGFDQDIPGSVSSSSSNPETAWKNYSRPIGDLNFVILSRLFESHVTTRYLEWRKKSSVSTNQGVGGTHAEVSLNALRVKTKRTNSDKFPSKCRRAEVKGGPNNTKDANKNKHLGDGGKPTGNDNPLVSGKSECLSPSNTDSGKAELVVKAVTEGIQESEVAKGVTETVGGDGADSRHGRGRTNSIWFESAAFELEARISKLEKIVAGLKASRFGNGVV, encoded by the exons ATGGCAGATCCATTGGGACCAGACACCATTTTTGAAGAAAGAGAAGATCTTATGGTTTCACCCACAGGTGGAACTCCAACTCTAAGAGTTGCCCACTTTCTCAAACCTTCCATTAGTGGACCCAACCAGAAGCCACCTCCTTCGATTTCTCTGTCCTCTAAGGAACCTAAATGGCTAGCAAACGTGGCCTTCGAAGGGTGGAGAGACCCACAGAGGAAGTGGAAAGATTGGGTTGATCGCATGCACACTATGTACCAGTCTGTATGGAAAGAAACCGGAATATATGAAGCTGTTATGGCTTCAACTTACACCATTCGAAGAAACGATGACTTGATCTTTGGAGTTACAGAGAGGTGGTGTAGTGAGACTAACTCATTTATATTCCCTTGGGGTGAAGCCACTATCACATTGGAAGATATGATGGTTTTGGGTGGGTATTCTGTTTTGGGTCATGCCCTTCATGCTTCATTGCTTAATTTAGATACTACTGTGGAGATGCGTGAAATTGAAGAATATTTGGATAAAGAAAGGAAACAACTGATAAAATCCAAAGCACAAAAGGCCACACACTTCGGATGGATTAATCATTTTATGGGTAGCGGCTGTGAATTCGAGCACGAGGCATTTCTTTCCCTGTGGTTGTCAAG GTATGTTTTCGCAGGATATGTTCACGATTCAATTTGCAAGGATCTTTTTCCAATTGGAATTCGCCTTGCTAGAGGAACTAGGATTGCGCTTGCACCAGCTGTTCTTGCAAGCCTTTATAGGGACTTGGGTTTGTTGAAAAAGGTGATGATTAGCTCAAATTCAGACGGTTCTCTATCACCACTCATCCTTCGGGCACCATTACGATTAGTCCAAATCTGGGTTTGGGAAAGGTTTCCACCACCTCTTCGGCGAAATCCCAATTCCGTTGGTCCTGGTGAGTCGAGAATGGCTCGATGGCACAATAAACAGAAATTTTATATCACGGATGTGAGATCTGCTGTAGACTCTGCTGGAAAGAGCTTTAAGTGGTGCCCGTATGTGATGGTTTTGGACAACTTATCACGTCCTATATTCTCTGTAGAAAAAGAAGAGTGGGTATCTGTTGGTCTTGATTTGAACGAGGAAATAGAGTCATTTGCCCGCTGTTTGAGGGTTTGTGACCTTGTTGGGATAGATTGCACGGAGCAGTACCTCCATCACCGAGTTGCAATGCAATTTGGATTTGATCAAGATATTCCTGGATCGGTTTCAAGTTCTTCTTCGAATCCAGAAACTGCATGGAAAAATTACAGCAGGCCTATTGGTGATCTGAATTTTGTCATACTATCTAGGCTTTTTGAGTCACATGTAACTACTCGTTACTTGGAATGGAGGAAGAAATCATCAGTCTCTACTAATCAAGGTGTGGGAGGTACTCATGCTGAGGTTTCTCTCAATGCCCTTAGGGTGAAAACAAAGAGAACAAATTCTGACAAATTTCCTTCCAAATGTCGGAGAGCGGAAGTGAAAGGAGGCCCTAACAATACTAAGGACGCAAACAAAAACAAGCATCTTGGTGATGGAGGAAAGCCTACCGGTAATGATAACCCTTTGGTGTCGGGAAAATCTGAATGTTTATCGCCTTCAAACACAGATTCTGGAAAGGCTGAATTGGTAGTGAAGGCAGTGACAGAAGGGATTCAGGAGAGTGAAGTTGCAAAGGGAGTAACAGAAACAGTCGGAGGCGATGGAGCTGATAGCAGACATGGACGAGGGAGAACTAACTCTATCTGGTTTGAAAGTGCGGCATTTGAACTCGAAGCTCGGATTAGCAAGTTGGAGAAAATAGTTGCTGGACTTAAAGCATCGAGATTTGGCAACGGGGTTGTGTAA